In the Fibrobacterota bacterium genome, GATCGGGGGGCATCGCCGCCTTGGCATGCCCCTCCCTTTTGCGCTTTTTAGGTTCAAAAGCGGTATCGGAGCAGACGAAGCATGTTCCTGAAGGCGGGAACCAAGGCCAGCGCCCGATAAATCAAGCGAGGTTTCAGCGGCAGCGACTTCACGCCGCCCGCCCGGAAAACGGATAAGTCATCGACCCGCTGGAATCCCGGATTCATCCTGTCGACTTCGCGAACATCATCCACCGCCCATTTGTGCTCGGCCCCGGTGGTTTCCTTGAGTTTGGCTTTCCCGGATTTGATGGCGAAGGAATTCATGACATCGAATACCATTTGACCATGTGTGAAATGCTTCGTCAGGCGCCCGAATAAGGCGCGCACGTCACCTTCACTCAAGTACTCCAACAAGCCCTCCGCGATAATCATCGCCGGCCTGTCATTCGGAATCGAGGGTAACCAGCCCGCTTCCGTTACCGAAGATGCGATCATGCGGTAGTTTTCCGAGTCCGAGAAGAATCGTTTTCTCAATTCGATTACTTCCGGATAATCCACATCGAACCAGCTTACCTTCCGTGCGGGCTTGATCCTGGAGATCCGCGTATCCAATCCGCAGCCCAGATTAAGGACAATCGCATCCGGATTCGTTTTCAGGAACCCATGGATCCAATCGTCCATTTGCTTGGCCCTGACCACCATGATATTCCCGTTGCCGGGGCCGTTCAGCTTTTCGAAATCGTAATCGATCGCGCCGACCATGGCGTTGGCCTTATCGTCATGCAGGATCGATCTATCCGACCGGCTGTCGAGAGCCTTCGCGTAAAGCGTGATCAGCAGGGTGGCTTTTGCTTCCGTGAGCTGAACTTTATGGAGCTTGGCTTCCGAAGCGCTCATAGCCACGCCCTATAGATTGAGTTTTCTCGATCCCAGGTATTTCACCATGGCCGGATCCCGGTGATCGAAGAAAAGGCTCTTTTCCGTATCCAAGGACTTGATGGCATCCATGTCCTCGGCCGCGAGTTCGAAGTCGAAGATGTTGAAGTTCTCGACAATCCGCTCTTTGCGCACCGACTTGGGGATGGCTACCACGCCCCGCTGGATGAGCCAACGCAGGATGACTTGGGCGACCGTCTTCTTGTGCTTGGCGGCGAGGGAAACCAGTACCGGATTCTTGAAGATATCGTTGCGCCCCTCCGCGAAAGGTCCCCACGACTCGATCTGGACCTTATTCTCCGCAAGGAATTTATGCGCGGCGATCTGCTGATGGAAGGGATGCGTTTCAATCTGGTTGACGGCCGGAACCACCTGGCTATGGACGATGAAATCCATGACCCGATCCGGATGGAAATTGCTTACGCCGATGGCCCGCACCCGGCCCTCGCGATAAACCTCTTCCATCGCCCGCCAGGCGCCGAACACGTCCCCGTAGGGCTGGTGGATGAGGTACAGGTCCAGATAATCGAGGCCCAGCTTCTTAAGCGATTTTTCGAAGGCCCGTTTGCCGCTCTCGTACCCGGCATCCTGCACCCACAACTTGGTTGTAATGAATAGCTCCGCCCGCGGCACGCCGCTGCGCTTGATCGCCTTGCCCACGGCTTCTTCATTCATATAGGAGGCCGCCGTATCGATGAGGCGATAGCCGGCGTCGATGGCATCGTAAACGCTACGCTCGCACTCCGCGGCATCCGGCACTTGGAAGACGCCGAATCCCAACATGGGCATCTCCACGCCGTTGTTCAGGGTCACCTTCGGAACGGTTTCCGTTTGTTGCATGTTCGAACCCCAGCCCGAATAAATTTGGTGCAAGGGAAACTAAGCCTTACATTGGACTTGGGCAAGAAATATCGGGGAGGAAGCCATGAGCGGACATGCGGTAATCATCGCCGGCGGGGGCCCGACTGGCATGACGTTGGCGGGCGAACTGGCCTTGGCGGGCATCGACGTCGCCATCGTCGAACGGCGCGCGGGCCAGGACGTCCTCGGCAGGCGCGCGGGCGGACTGCACTCCCGCACCATCGAGGCTTTCGATCAACGAGGGATCGCCGAACGCTTCCTCTCGCAGGGAAAGGTGATGCAGATCGTAGGCTTCAACATGGTCCGGCTGGACATGAGCGACTTCCCCACCCGGCATAACTACGGCCTGGCGCTGACGCAAAAGCACATCGAACGCATCCTGGCCGAATGGATCGACGGGCTGCCGGTGACGATGTATCGCGGATGCGAAGTAGTCGGATTCGGGCAGGACGACTCCGGCGTGAACGTATCGATCTCTGACGGCCGGACGCTCCGGGCCCAGTATCTGGTCGGCTGCGATGGCGGCCGCAGCCTGGTCCGCAAAACGGCCGGCATCGCCTTCCCCGGCTGGGACGCGACGACAAGCTGGCTGATCGCGGACGTCGAATATGCCGAAGAACCGAAATGGGGCTTCCACCAGGACGCTACCGGCACTCACGCCCTGGGGCGGTCGGAGGAAGCGGGACGCATGGGCGTGGTCCTGGTCGAGCGGGAAACCGAACATGGTGGGGAACCGACTTTACGCGATCTCAGCGACGCGCTTGTGAGCATCTATGGAACGGATTTCGGGGCTCGCAATCCTTCGTCGATTTCACGGTTCACCGATATGTCACGTCAGGCCGCAGCCTATCGCGACCGGCGCATCCTATTGGCGGGCGACGCAGCGCATGTGCATCCTCCGATCGGCGGACAGGGCCTCAACATAGGCGTCCAGGATGCGATGAACCTGGGCTGGAAGTTGGCGCAGGTGGTTAAGGGGATATCGCCGGAGACTATCTTGGATAGCTACCAGGCTGAGCGCCATCCGGTGGCCGCGCGAGTGCTGCGCACTACGATGGCGCAGGTCGCGCTGCGCCGTCCGGATGAACGCACCAAGGCCTTGGGCGATTTTATTGCGGAATTGGTTGTAATGGAGGAGCCGCGCAAACGGATTGCCGCGGAGATGTCTGGTTTGGGGATTCATTACGACCTTGGCGCGGGGCATCCTTTGCTTGGACGGCGTATGCCTGACCTCGATTTGATGACAGCGAGCGGGCCGGTGCGGGTGTTTACACTACTACATGATGCGCGAGCGGTGCTGCTGAACCTTGGGGAGCCTGGGGTGATTGACATTGGGGCTTGGGGGGAGCGGGTGAAGATGATCGAAGCGAAGTATGAGGGTAAGTGGGAGCTTCCTGTGCTTGGGGTGGTAAACGCTCCGTGGGCCATATTGATTCGGCCGGATGGGTATGTGGCTTGGGCGGGAGGCGGAGGGCGGGCGGGGCTGACTGAGGCGATGGAGACTTGGTTTGGCGGGGCGGGCGNNNNNNNNNNNNNTTGGGGGGGGGGGGGGGGGAGTAGAAGGATTGGGAGGGAACTGGGGTGCAGTGGTTAATCTAAGATTTTCGCATTATGCACAATGTGCATGAACGTTTGCGCCAGTAGGAAGTGACTTGGAAAGGGATGGGCGATACGCGAGGATGCGGGCGGAGTGGGGTACTACCGCCCCCGGAGCCCGCACCCGCAGCGTGCAATTGATCTTATTTGACTGAATTTTCGGACCGGTTCTAAACCTAAAAAAGGAGAACCGGATGATTGAAGAGATCCTCGCACATTGCAGAAAAGGGCCTGGTGGACGCCGCCTTTTGACCGCTGAACAAAAACGACGTATCGTAGAAGGATGGCAGCAGAGCGGCCTTTCAGGCCCGGAGTTCTGCCGCCGACACGATATCTTGCTTGCCATGCTTTATAAGTGGCGAAAAGATTCCATCCGAGGAGCGAAAATGGGCATCCAGAACGACGGCGAACTCTTTTCCGATGCGGAAATGGACGCAATGCGCAGAGAGAATGACGAGCTGAAGAAGGCCTTGGGCGAAGCCCATCTGGACATCAAGATTTTAAAAAAAAAGTTAGAGATGGATGCCCTAAGACGAGCCGGGAAGAAACCCAAAATTACGCACGAGGATTTGAAGTGAGCCAGAACCGAATCCATCGGCTTTTCGGGGTTTCGAAAGGCACATCGTATTACAAGAAGAAAGGCTATCCAAAATCTCGCAAGCAGCCTCTTAGTAAGGATGCTGCGACTTTGACGGTCTTGAAAGAGATCAGCCGAAGTCGGCCCACCTATGGCTGCCCCAGGGTGCGGGCCATT is a window encoding:
- a CDS encoding transposase; translated protein: MIEEILAHCRKGPGGRRLLTAEQKRRIVEGWQQSGLSGPEFCRRHDILLAMLYKWRKDSIRGAKMGIQNDGELFSDAEMDAMRRENDELKKALGEAHLDIKILKKKLEMDALRRAGKKPKITHEDLK
- a CDS encoding FAD-dependent monooxygenase, with amino-acid sequence MSGHAVIIAGGGPTGMTLAGELALAGIDVAIVERRAGQDVLGRRAGGLHSRTIEAFDQRGIAERFLSQGKVMQIVGFNMVRLDMSDFPTRHNYGLALTQKHIERILAEWIDGLPVTMYRGCEVVGFGQDDSGVNVSISDGRTLRAQYLVGCDGGRSLVRKTAGIAFPGWDATTSWLIADVEYAEEPKWGFHQDATGTHALGRSEEAGRMGVVLVERETEHGGEPTLRDLSDALVSIYGTDFGARNPSSISRFTDMSRQAAAYRDRRILLAGDAAHVHPPIGGQGLNIGVQDAMNLGWKLAQVVKGISPETILDSYQAERHPVAARVLRTTMAQVALRRPDERTKALGDFIAELVVMEEPRKRIAAEMSGLGIHYDLGAGHPLLGRRMPDLDLMTASGPVRVFTLLHDARAVLLNLGEPGVIDIGAWGERVKMIEAKYEGKWELPVLGVVNAPWAILIRPDGYVAWAGGGGRAGLTEAMETWFGGAG
- a CDS encoding class I SAM-dependent methyltransferase; translation: MSASEAKLHKVQLTEAKATLLITLYAKALDSRSDRSILHDDKANAMVGAIDYDFEKLNGPGNGNIMVVRAKQMDDWIHGFLKTNPDAIVLNLGCGLDTRISRIKPARKVSWFDVDYPEVIELRKRFFSDSENYRMIASSVTEAGWLPSIPNDRPAMIIAEGLLEYLSEGDVRALFGRLTKHFTHGQMVFDVMNSFAIKSGKAKLKETTGAEHKWAVDDVREVDRMNPGFQRVDDLSVFRAGGVKSLPLKPRLIYRALALVPAFRNMLRLLRYRF
- a CDS encoding aldo/keto reductase, coding for MQQTETVPKVTLNNGVEMPMLGFGVFQVPDAAECERSVYDAIDAGYRLIDTAASYMNEEAVGKAIKRSGVPRAELFITTKLWVQDAGYESGKRAFEKSLKKLGLDYLDLYLIHQPYGDVFGAWRAMEEVYREGRVRAIGVSNFHPDRVMDFIVHSQVVPAVNQIETHPFHQQIAAHKFLAENKVQIESWGPFAEGRNDIFKNPVLVSLAAKHKKTVAQVILRWLIQRGVVAIPKSVRKERIVENFNIFDFELAAEDMDAIKSLDTEKSLFFDHRDPAMVKYLGSRKLNL